A genomic stretch from Neodiprion fabricii isolate iyNeoFabr1 chromosome 3, iyNeoFabr1.1, whole genome shotgun sequence includes:
- the LOC124177283 gene encoding liprin-alpha-1 isoform X1, whose amino-acid sequence MWNMMCDVMPTISEDSISQRSSQFSGEDANFEQLMVSMLDERDKLMDSLRESQERLQEAEARLQEVEKERDALNRQINANIPQEFSQLTKELTAARESLLEREEEISELKAERNNTRLLLEHLECLVSRHERSLRMTVVKRQAAAQSGVSSEVEVLKALKSLFEHHKALDEKVRERLRVALERNTTLEEDLAHTKEELQQYKISGHQPKSIDDRPKENGQTDDSQQQNKNHADQQGNHQQQQQQQQQQQQQQQQQQQQQLQNQSISNSGSTRLSNGSLDPTEQDSAVRVIDLQATVDKQSNELSTWQRRVAEMSGRVAELEETLSKAQKDLLKSQESNVKLQRDLRENVAQKEDQEERITTLEKRYLNAQRESTSLHDLNEKLEQELQHKEAQLKLQEEKIAAIQEKLELAEQKLAQYSKLPEMEEQLKQRMEALTQVRRPNQQAQERHGSAEDRIQRLEAQLEEKNAEVMRLNQRLKMNEEHNTRLSTTVDKLLSESNERLQVHLKERMHALEEKNALTQELEKTRKIAEELQNEKTEIVKELGKARLEIDNVKRQMLQQEIAFNIQQTDALTRSLSPNVVDPGSFSRSASHSSFDTHSLPRRGVKRPPMDDDSTKGYVARTLAEQEWEKLQQAHVLANVQQAFDVSSDAEGDGDNESIFSSAADVISPTGHTDAQTLALMLQEQLDAINNEIRLIQEEKQSTEARAEELESRVGSLEHMNLLARGRSLERASPPLSGRSTPKSHHSPNRDYLHKYHTAPASMSPAHLHQYAATLVSPGQLSESLPASQLQLSGEELHSVSERDSTGGGGSGGSGAASPLTARSLRLERVAQALAHSQEELRRRTGQSGFPSSGYSVHRHGQHNNSALNSGTPPSPLSSRHSSQDSLHKNNLSGVGLPIGQLSSSHLHMQANMSPATAAAVAAAQKKKGIKSSLGRFFSKKEKVKGKDTTMPGDVPGMGGASTPADPDYGDNISLAGTLGGKGDFDRRKKKSILDSSRHELLAGAMKAGTPFALWNGPTIVVWLELWVGMPAWYVAACRANVKSGAIMSALSDTEIQREIGISNPLHRLKLRLAIQEMVSLTSPSAPKTSRTTLAFGDMNHEWIGNVWLPSLGLPQYRSTFMECLVDARMLDHLTKKDLRGQLRMVDSFHRTSLQYGISCLKRLNYDRQQWEERRRIAETANVDVLVWSNDRVIRFIQSIGLKEYGDNLLESGVHGALIALDESFDANSLALALQIPTQNTQARQLLEREFGNLLAVGTDRRPDESNSLKS is encoded by the exons GAATTCTCTCAGTTAACGAAAGAGTTGACAGCGGCAAGGGAGAGTCTTCTCGAAAGGGAGGAGGAAATATCCGAATTAAAAGCTGAAAGGAACAACACCAGG CTCTTGTTAGAACATCTAGAATGCCTAGTATCGAGGCACGAACGTTCCCTGAGGATGACGGTGGTGAAAAGACAGGCCGCGGCACAGTCAGGAGTATCGTCAGAGGTGGAAGTACTGAAGGCGTTGAAAAGCCTGTTCGAGCATCACAAAGCCCTCGACGAAAAG GTGCGAGAACGATTGCGAGTCGCCCTAGAAAGAAATACTACGCTTGAGGAAGACTTAGCCCATACCAAAGAAGAG CTTCAGCAGTATAAAATCAGCGGACATCAGCCCAAGTCGATTGACGATAGACCTAAGGAAAATGGTCAGACTGACGATAGTCAGCAGCAAAACAAG AATCATGCAGACCAGCAAGGGAAccatcaacaacagcaacaacaacaacaacaacaacaacaacaacaacaacaacaacagcagcagcaactaCAAAACCAAAGTATCTCCAACTCTGGGTCAACCAGGCTAAGCAACGGCAGCCTCGATCCCACCGAGCAAGACTCTGCTGTAAGAGTAATTGACTTGCAGGCTACCGTTGATAAGCAG AGCAACGAATTAAGTACATGGCAGCGTCGGGTAGCAGAAATGAGCGGGCGAGTAGCCGAACTCGAAGAAACGTTATCTAAGGCGCAAAAAGACCTTTTGAAATCACAGGAGAGTAACGTCAAGCTGCAGAGAGATCTCAGGGAAAATGTGGCGCAGAAGGAGGACCAGGAGGAGAGGATAACAACGCTGGAAAAGAGATACCTTAACGCTCAAAGAGAATCGACTAGTCTTCACGATCTTAACGAAAAATTGGAGCAAGAGCTTCAGCACAAAGAAGCTCAGCTTAAG ctacaagaagaaaaaatagctGCCATACAAGAGAAGCTTGAATTAGCTGAACAAAAACTTGCCCAGTATTCGAAACTGCCAGAAATGGAAGAGCAGCTGAAGCAGAGGATGGAGGCTCTGACCCAGGTGAGGAGGCCCAACCAG CAGGCTCAAGAGAGACACGGTAGCGCGGAGGACAGAATTCAAAGGCTAGAAGCGCAGCTAGAGGAAAAGAATGCAGAAGTAATGAGATTAAATCAACGGCTAAAAATGAACGAGGAGCATAATACTCGATTGAGTACAACGGTCGACAAGCTGTTATCTG aATCTAACGAGAGATTACAAGTTCATTTGAAGGAGAGAATGCACGCTTTGGAGGAGAAAAATGCGCTCACCCAAGAGCttgaaaaaacaagaaagatCGCCGAGGAACTGCAGAATGAAAAGACGGAGATTGTCAAAGAGCTTGGTAAAGCAAGGCTCGAAATTGACAATGTTAAACGTCAAATGCTCCAACAAGAAATAGCCTTTAACATTCAACAGACCGACGCATTGACCAGAAGTCTCTCACCGAACGTCGTCGATCCCGGTAGCTTTTCACGAAGCGCTAGTCACAGCAGCTTCGATACACATTCGTTACCAAGACGAGGAGTGAAGCGACCGCCGATGGACGACGATTCCACAAAG GGTTACGTTGCGCGAACGTTAGCCGAACAGGAATGGGAGAAATTACAACAAGCCCACGTGCTGGCCAATGTACAGCAGGCCTTTGATGTTTCGAGTGACGCTGAAGGGGACGGAGATAACGAAAGCATCTTTAGCTCAGCCGCTGATGTTATCAGTCCGACGGGTCATACGGATGCTCAAACTCTCGCGTTGATGCTTCAAGAACAATTAGACgctataaataatgaaatcagATTGATACAG GAGGAAAAACAGAGTACGGAAGCTAGAGCCGAGGAACTCGAGTCTCGAGTTGGAAGTTTGGAACACATGAACCTTCTTGCGCGAGGGCGAAGTTTGGAGAGAGCTTCGCCACCGTTGAGCGGACGTTCGACCCCAAAATCACATCACAGTCCGAACAGAGATTATCTTCACAAATATCACACG GCACCAGCTTCAATGTCGCCAGCACACCTCCATCAGTACGCAGCAACTCTCGTCAGTCCTGGCCAACTTTCAGAGTCCCTTCCGGCAAGCCAG CTGCAGTTGTCTGGAGAGGAATTACATTCGGTCAGTGAAAGAGATAGCACCGGTGGAGGAGGGAGCGGAGGAAGCGGCGCTGCATCTCCACTCACTGCCAGGTCGTTGCGATTGGAACGAGTCGCACAGGCGCTGGCGCACAGTCAAGAAGAGTTACGAAG ACGCACAGGGCAAAGTGGATTCCCCAGTAGCGGTTACTCCGTGCACAG GCATGGACAACATAACAACAGCGCACTCAATTCTGGGACTCCCCCTTCTCCATTGTCCTCACGCCACAGCAGCCAGGACAGTTTGCACAAAAACAATCTAAGCGGTGTCGGACTTCCCATCGGTCAACTTTCCAGCTCGCATCTTCACATGCAGGCCAATATGAGTCCGGCAACGGCCGCCGCCGTCGCCGCAGCGCAAAAGAAAAAGGGCATCAAGAGCAGTCTTGGAAGATTCTTTAGTAAAAAGGAAAAG gtCAAAGGAAAGGACACCACCATGCCAGGGGATGTTCCGGGAATGGGTGGTGCAAGCACACCAGCTGATCCTGATTATGGAGACAACATTTCGCTGGCTGGAACATTGGGTGGTAAAGGTGACTTCGATCgtaggaaaaagaaaag TATATTAGACTCTTCTCGACACGAACTATTGGCCGGTGCCATGAAAGCGGGAACTCCTTTCGCTCTGTGGAATGGACCAACAATAGTAGTTTGGCTCGAATTGTGGGTAGGAATGCCTGCTTGGTATGTCGCCGCATGTCGGGCGAATGTTAAAAGCGGAGCGATAATGAGCGCTCTGAGCGATACCGAAATACAGCGAGAGATAGGAATCAG CAATCCCTTACACCGCTTGAAGCTCAGACTAGCCATACAAGAAATGGTCTCCCTCACCAGCCCCTCTGCACCAAAAACTTCGCGCACCACCCTGGCCTTCGGTGACATGAACCATGAATGGATAGGCAACGTCTGGCTTCCCAGTCTTGGACTCCCTCAATACCGATCCACCTTTATGGAGTGCCTTGTAGACGCAAGAATGCTCGATCACTTGACCAAAAAGGATCTCAGAGGGCAGTTGAGGATGGTCGATAGCTTTCACAG AACGAGTTTACAGTACGGTATATCCTGTCTGAAGAGGTTGAATTACGATCGGCAGCAGTGGGAGGAGCGACGCAGAATCGCTGAGACAGCAAACGTCGACGTTCTGGTTTGGAGTAACGATCGCGTTATAAGATTCATACAATCTATAGGTTTAAAA GAATACGGTGATAATCTTCTGGAATCCGGTGTACACGGTGCGTTGATAGCGTTGGACGAAAGTTTTGACGCAAATAGTCTCGCTCTCGCCCTACAAATTCCTACCCAAAATACCCAG GCTAGGCAGCTACTCGAAAGAGAGTTCGGAAATTTGTTGGCGGTAGGAACCGACAGGCGACCGGACGAATCAAATAGTCTTAAATCTTGA
- the LOC124177283 gene encoding liprin-alpha-1 isoform X5, whose amino-acid sequence MWNMMCDVMPTISEDSISQRSSQFSGEDANFEQLMVSMLDERDKLMDSLRESQERLQEAEARLQEVEKERDALNRQINANIPQEFSQLTKELTAARESLLEREEEISELKAERNNTRLLLEHLECLVSRHERSLRMTVVKRQAAAQSGVSSEVEVLKALKSLFEHHKALDEKVRERLRVALERNTTLEEDLAHTKEEVKLTKVFSSIKSADISPSRLTIDLRKMVRLTIVSSKTSVVIGQNHADQQGNHQQQQQQQQQQQQQQQQQQQQQLQNQSISNSGSTRLSNGSLDPTEQDSAVRVIDLQATVDKQSNELSTWQRRVAEMSGRVAELEETLSKAQKDLLKSQESNVKLQRDLRENVAQKEDQEERITTLEKRYLNAQRESTSLHDLNEKLEQELQHKEAQLKLQEEKIAAIQEKLELAEQKLAQYSKLPEMEEQLKQRMEALTQVRRPNQQAQERHGSAEDRIQRLEAQLEEKNAEVMRLNQRLKMNEEHNTRLSTTVDKLLSESNERLQVHLKERMHALEEKNALTQELEKTRKIAEELQNEKTEIVKELGKARLEIDNVKRQMLQQEIAFNIQQTDALTRSLSPNVVDPGSFSRSASHSSFDTHSLPRRGVKRPPMDDDSTKGYVARTLAEQEWEKLQQAHVLANVQQAFDVSSDAEGDGDNESIFSSAADVISPTGHTDAQTLALMLQEQLDAINNEIRLIQEEKQSTEARAEELESRVGSLEHMNLLARGRSLERASPPLSGRSTPKSHHSPNRDYLHKYHTAPASMSPAHLHQYAATLVSPGQLSESLPASQLQLSGEELHSVSERDSTGGGGSGGSGAASPLTARSLRLERVAQALAHSQEELRSSQDSLHKNNLSGVGLPIGQLSSSHLHMQANMSPATAAAVAAAQKKKGIKSSLGRFFSKKEKVKGKDTTMPGDVPGMGGASTPADPDYGDNISLAGTLGGKGDFDRRKKKSILDSSRHELLAGAMKAGTPFALWNGPTIVVWLELWVGMPAWYVAACRANVKSGAIMSALSDTEIQREIGISNPLHRLKLRLAIQEMVSLTSPSAPKTSRTTLAFGDMNHEWIGNVWLPSLGLPQYRSTFMECLVDARMLDHLTKKDLRGQLRMVDSFHRTSLQYGISCLKRLNYDRQQWEERRRIAETANVDVLVWSNDRVIRFIQSIGLKEYGDNLLESGVHGALIALDESFDANSLALALQIPTQNTQARQLLEREFGNLLAVGTDRRPDESNSLKS is encoded by the exons GAATTCTCTCAGTTAACGAAAGAGTTGACAGCGGCAAGGGAGAGTCTTCTCGAAAGGGAGGAGGAAATATCCGAATTAAAAGCTGAAAGGAACAACACCAGG CTCTTGTTAGAACATCTAGAATGCCTAGTATCGAGGCACGAACGTTCCCTGAGGATGACGGTGGTGAAAAGACAGGCCGCGGCACAGTCAGGAGTATCGTCAGAGGTGGAAGTACTGAAGGCGTTGAAAAGCCTGTTCGAGCATCACAAAGCCCTCGACGAAAAG GTGCGAGAACGATTGCGAGTCGCCCTAGAAAGAAATACTACGCTTGAGGAAGACTTAGCCCATACCAAAGAAGAGGTGAAGTTGACAAAAGT CTTCAGCAGTATAAAATCAGCGGACATCAGCCCAAGTCGATTGACGATAGACCTAAGGAAAATGGTCAGACTGACGATAGTCAGCAGCAAAACAAG TGTTGTGATCGGGCAGAATCATGCAGACCAGCAAGGGAAccatcaacaacagcaacaacaacaacaacaacaacaacaacaacaacaacaacaacagcagcagcaactaCAAAACCAAAGTATCTCCAACTCTGGGTCAACCAGGCTAAGCAACGGCAGCCTCGATCCCACCGAGCAAGACTCTGCTGTAAGAGTAATTGACTTGCAGGCTACCGTTGATAAGCAG AGCAACGAATTAAGTACATGGCAGCGTCGGGTAGCAGAAATGAGCGGGCGAGTAGCCGAACTCGAAGAAACGTTATCTAAGGCGCAAAAAGACCTTTTGAAATCACAGGAGAGTAACGTCAAGCTGCAGAGAGATCTCAGGGAAAATGTGGCGCAGAAGGAGGACCAGGAGGAGAGGATAACAACGCTGGAAAAGAGATACCTTAACGCTCAAAGAGAATCGACTAGTCTTCACGATCTTAACGAAAAATTGGAGCAAGAGCTTCAGCACAAAGAAGCTCAGCTTAAG ctacaagaagaaaaaatagctGCCATACAAGAGAAGCTTGAATTAGCTGAACAAAAACTTGCCCAGTATTCGAAACTGCCAGAAATGGAAGAGCAGCTGAAGCAGAGGATGGAGGCTCTGACCCAGGTGAGGAGGCCCAACCAG CAGGCTCAAGAGAGACACGGTAGCGCGGAGGACAGAATTCAAAGGCTAGAAGCGCAGCTAGAGGAAAAGAATGCAGAAGTAATGAGATTAAATCAACGGCTAAAAATGAACGAGGAGCATAATACTCGATTGAGTACAACGGTCGACAAGCTGTTATCTG aATCTAACGAGAGATTACAAGTTCATTTGAAGGAGAGAATGCACGCTTTGGAGGAGAAAAATGCGCTCACCCAAGAGCttgaaaaaacaagaaagatCGCCGAGGAACTGCAGAATGAAAAGACGGAGATTGTCAAAGAGCTTGGTAAAGCAAGGCTCGAAATTGACAATGTTAAACGTCAAATGCTCCAACAAGAAATAGCCTTTAACATTCAACAGACCGACGCATTGACCAGAAGTCTCTCACCGAACGTCGTCGATCCCGGTAGCTTTTCACGAAGCGCTAGTCACAGCAGCTTCGATACACATTCGTTACCAAGACGAGGAGTGAAGCGACCGCCGATGGACGACGATTCCACAAAG GGTTACGTTGCGCGAACGTTAGCCGAACAGGAATGGGAGAAATTACAACAAGCCCACGTGCTGGCCAATGTACAGCAGGCCTTTGATGTTTCGAGTGACGCTGAAGGGGACGGAGATAACGAAAGCATCTTTAGCTCAGCCGCTGATGTTATCAGTCCGACGGGTCATACGGATGCTCAAACTCTCGCGTTGATGCTTCAAGAACAATTAGACgctataaataatgaaatcagATTGATACAG GAGGAAAAACAGAGTACGGAAGCTAGAGCCGAGGAACTCGAGTCTCGAGTTGGAAGTTTGGAACACATGAACCTTCTTGCGCGAGGGCGAAGTTTGGAGAGAGCTTCGCCACCGTTGAGCGGACGTTCGACCCCAAAATCACATCACAGTCCGAACAGAGATTATCTTCACAAATATCACACG GCACCAGCTTCAATGTCGCCAGCACACCTCCATCAGTACGCAGCAACTCTCGTCAGTCCTGGCCAACTTTCAGAGTCCCTTCCGGCAAGCCAG CTGCAGTTGTCTGGAGAGGAATTACATTCGGTCAGTGAAAGAGATAGCACCGGTGGAGGAGGGAGCGGAGGAAGCGGCGCTGCATCTCCACTCACTGCCAGGTCGTTGCGATTGGAACGAGTCGCACAGGCGCTGGCGCACAGTCAAGAAGAGTTACGAAG CAGCCAGGACAGTTTGCACAAAAACAATCTAAGCGGTGTCGGACTTCCCATCGGTCAACTTTCCAGCTCGCATCTTCACATGCAGGCCAATATGAGTCCGGCAACGGCCGCCGCCGTCGCCGCAGCGCAAAAGAAAAAGGGCATCAAGAGCAGTCTTGGAAGATTCTTTAGTAAAAAGGAAAAG gtCAAAGGAAAGGACACCACCATGCCAGGGGATGTTCCGGGAATGGGTGGTGCAAGCACACCAGCTGATCCTGATTATGGAGACAACATTTCGCTGGCTGGAACATTGGGTGGTAAAGGTGACTTCGATCgtaggaaaaagaaaag TATATTAGACTCTTCTCGACACGAACTATTGGCCGGTGCCATGAAAGCGGGAACTCCTTTCGCTCTGTGGAATGGACCAACAATAGTAGTTTGGCTCGAATTGTGGGTAGGAATGCCTGCTTGGTATGTCGCCGCATGTCGGGCGAATGTTAAAAGCGGAGCGATAATGAGCGCTCTGAGCGATACCGAAATACAGCGAGAGATAGGAATCAG CAATCCCTTACACCGCTTGAAGCTCAGACTAGCCATACAAGAAATGGTCTCCCTCACCAGCCCCTCTGCACCAAAAACTTCGCGCACCACCCTGGCCTTCGGTGACATGAACCATGAATGGATAGGCAACGTCTGGCTTCCCAGTCTTGGACTCCCTCAATACCGATCCACCTTTATGGAGTGCCTTGTAGACGCAAGAATGCTCGATCACTTGACCAAAAAGGATCTCAGAGGGCAGTTGAGGATGGTCGATAGCTTTCACAG AACGAGTTTACAGTACGGTATATCCTGTCTGAAGAGGTTGAATTACGATCGGCAGCAGTGGGAGGAGCGACGCAGAATCGCTGAGACAGCAAACGTCGACGTTCTGGTTTGGAGTAACGATCGCGTTATAAGATTCATACAATCTATAGGTTTAAAA GAATACGGTGATAATCTTCTGGAATCCGGTGTACACGGTGCGTTGATAGCGTTGGACGAAAGTTTTGACGCAAATAGTCTCGCTCTCGCCCTACAAATTCCTACCCAAAATACCCAG GCTAGGCAGCTACTCGAAAGAGAGTTCGGAAATTTGTTGGCGGTAGGAACCGACAGGCGACCGGACGAATCAAATAGTCTTAAATCTTGA
- the LOC124177283 gene encoding liprin-alpha-1 isoform X6 — protein MWNMMCDVMPTISEDSISQRSSQFSGEDANFEQLMVSMLDERDKLMDSLRESQERLQEAEARLQEVEKERDALNRQINANIPQEFSQLTKELTAARESLLEREEEISELKAERNNTRLLLEHLECLVSRHERSLRMTVVKRQAAAQSGVSSEVEVLKALKSLFEHHKALDEKVRERLRVALERNTTLEEDLAHTKEEVKLTKVFSSIKSADISPSRLTIDLRKMVRLTIVSSKTSVVIGQNHADQQGNHQQQQQQQQQQQQQQQQQQQQQLQNQSISNSGSTRLSNGSLDPTEQDSAVRVIDLQATVDKQSNELSTWQRRVAEMSGRVAELEETLSKAQKDLLKSQESNVKLQRDLRENVAQKEDQEERITTLEKRYLNAQRESTSLHDLNEKLEQELQHKEAQLKLQEEKIAAIQEKLELAEQKLAQYSKLPEMEEQLKQRMEALTQVRRPNQQAQERHGSAEDRIQRLEAQLEEKNAEVMRLNQRLKMNEEHNTRLSTTVDKLLSESNERLQVHLKERMHALEEKNALTQELEKTRKIAEELQNEKTEIVKELGKARLEIDNVKRQMLQQEIAFNIQQTDALTRSLSPNVVDPGSFSRSASHSSFDTHSLPRRGVKRPPMDDDSTKGYVARTLAEQEWEKLQQAHVLANVQQAFDVSSDAEGDGDNESIFSSAADVISPTGHTDAQTLALMLQEQLDAINNEIRLIQEEKQSTEARAEELESRVGSLEHMNLLARGRSLERASPPLSGRSTPKSHHSPNRDYLHKYHTAPASMSPAHLHQYAATLVSPGQLSESLPASQLQLSGEELHSVSERDSTGGGGSGGSGAASPLTARSLRLERVAQALAHSQEELRSQDSLHKNNLSGVGLPIGQLSSSHLHMQANMSPATAAAVAAAQKKKGIKSSLGRFFSKKEKVKGKDTTMPGDVPGMGGASTPADPDYGDNISLAGTLGGKGDFDRRKKKSILDSSRHELLAGAMKAGTPFALWNGPTIVVWLELWVGMPAWYVAACRANVKSGAIMSALSDTEIQREIGISNPLHRLKLRLAIQEMVSLTSPSAPKTSRTTLAFGDMNHEWIGNVWLPSLGLPQYRSTFMECLVDARMLDHLTKKDLRGQLRMVDSFHRTSLQYGISCLKRLNYDRQQWEERRRIAETANVDVLVWSNDRVIRFIQSIGLKEYGDNLLESGVHGALIALDESFDANSLALALQIPTQNTQARQLLEREFGNLLAVGTDRRPDESNSLKS, from the exons GAATTCTCTCAGTTAACGAAAGAGTTGACAGCGGCAAGGGAGAGTCTTCTCGAAAGGGAGGAGGAAATATCCGAATTAAAAGCTGAAAGGAACAACACCAGG CTCTTGTTAGAACATCTAGAATGCCTAGTATCGAGGCACGAACGTTCCCTGAGGATGACGGTGGTGAAAAGACAGGCCGCGGCACAGTCAGGAGTATCGTCAGAGGTGGAAGTACTGAAGGCGTTGAAAAGCCTGTTCGAGCATCACAAAGCCCTCGACGAAAAG GTGCGAGAACGATTGCGAGTCGCCCTAGAAAGAAATACTACGCTTGAGGAAGACTTAGCCCATACCAAAGAAGAGGTGAAGTTGACAAAAGT CTTCAGCAGTATAAAATCAGCGGACATCAGCCCAAGTCGATTGACGATAGACCTAAGGAAAATGGTCAGACTGACGATAGTCAGCAGCAAAACAAG TGTTGTGATCGGGCAGAATCATGCAGACCAGCAAGGGAAccatcaacaacagcaacaacaacaacaacaacaacaacaacaacaacaacaacaacagcagcagcaactaCAAAACCAAAGTATCTCCAACTCTGGGTCAACCAGGCTAAGCAACGGCAGCCTCGATCCCACCGAGCAAGACTCTGCTGTAAGAGTAATTGACTTGCAGGCTACCGTTGATAAGCAG AGCAACGAATTAAGTACATGGCAGCGTCGGGTAGCAGAAATGAGCGGGCGAGTAGCCGAACTCGAAGAAACGTTATCTAAGGCGCAAAAAGACCTTTTGAAATCACAGGAGAGTAACGTCAAGCTGCAGAGAGATCTCAGGGAAAATGTGGCGCAGAAGGAGGACCAGGAGGAGAGGATAACAACGCTGGAAAAGAGATACCTTAACGCTCAAAGAGAATCGACTAGTCTTCACGATCTTAACGAAAAATTGGAGCAAGAGCTTCAGCACAAAGAAGCTCAGCTTAAG ctacaagaagaaaaaatagctGCCATACAAGAGAAGCTTGAATTAGCTGAACAAAAACTTGCCCAGTATTCGAAACTGCCAGAAATGGAAGAGCAGCTGAAGCAGAGGATGGAGGCTCTGACCCAGGTGAGGAGGCCCAACCAG CAGGCTCAAGAGAGACACGGTAGCGCGGAGGACAGAATTCAAAGGCTAGAAGCGCAGCTAGAGGAAAAGAATGCAGAAGTAATGAGATTAAATCAACGGCTAAAAATGAACGAGGAGCATAATACTCGATTGAGTACAACGGTCGACAAGCTGTTATCTG aATCTAACGAGAGATTACAAGTTCATTTGAAGGAGAGAATGCACGCTTTGGAGGAGAAAAATGCGCTCACCCAAGAGCttgaaaaaacaagaaagatCGCCGAGGAACTGCAGAATGAAAAGACGGAGATTGTCAAAGAGCTTGGTAAAGCAAGGCTCGAAATTGACAATGTTAAACGTCAAATGCTCCAACAAGAAATAGCCTTTAACATTCAACAGACCGACGCATTGACCAGAAGTCTCTCACCGAACGTCGTCGATCCCGGTAGCTTTTCACGAAGCGCTAGTCACAGCAGCTTCGATACACATTCGTTACCAAGACGAGGAGTGAAGCGACCGCCGATGGACGACGATTCCACAAAG GGTTACGTTGCGCGAACGTTAGCCGAACAGGAATGGGAGAAATTACAACAAGCCCACGTGCTGGCCAATGTACAGCAGGCCTTTGATGTTTCGAGTGACGCTGAAGGGGACGGAGATAACGAAAGCATCTTTAGCTCAGCCGCTGATGTTATCAGTCCGACGGGTCATACGGATGCTCAAACTCTCGCGTTGATGCTTCAAGAACAATTAGACgctataaataatgaaatcagATTGATACAG GAGGAAAAACAGAGTACGGAAGCTAGAGCCGAGGAACTCGAGTCTCGAGTTGGAAGTTTGGAACACATGAACCTTCTTGCGCGAGGGCGAAGTTTGGAGAGAGCTTCGCCACCGTTGAGCGGACGTTCGACCCCAAAATCACATCACAGTCCGAACAGAGATTATCTTCACAAATATCACACG GCACCAGCTTCAATGTCGCCAGCACACCTCCATCAGTACGCAGCAACTCTCGTCAGTCCTGGCCAACTTTCAGAGTCCCTTCCGGCAAGCCAG CTGCAGTTGTCTGGAGAGGAATTACATTCGGTCAGTGAAAGAGATAGCACCGGTGGAGGAGGGAGCGGAGGAAGCGGCGCTGCATCTCCACTCACTGCCAGGTCGTTGCGATTGGAACGAGTCGCACAGGCGCTGGCGCACAGTCAAGAAGAGTTACGAAG CCAGGACAGTTTGCACAAAAACAATCTAAGCGGTGTCGGACTTCCCATCGGTCAACTTTCCAGCTCGCATCTTCACATGCAGGCCAATATGAGTCCGGCAACGGCCGCCGCCGTCGCCGCAGCGCAAAAGAAAAAGGGCATCAAGAGCAGTCTTGGAAGATTCTTTAGTAAAAAGGAAAAG gtCAAAGGAAAGGACACCACCATGCCAGGGGATGTTCCGGGAATGGGTGGTGCAAGCACACCAGCTGATCCTGATTATGGAGACAACATTTCGCTGGCTGGAACATTGGGTGGTAAAGGTGACTTCGATCgtaggaaaaagaaaag TATATTAGACTCTTCTCGACACGAACTATTGGCCGGTGCCATGAAAGCGGGAACTCCTTTCGCTCTGTGGAATGGACCAACAATAGTAGTTTGGCTCGAATTGTGGGTAGGAATGCCTGCTTGGTATGTCGCCGCATGTCGGGCGAATGTTAAAAGCGGAGCGATAATGAGCGCTCTGAGCGATACCGAAATACAGCGAGAGATAGGAATCAG CAATCCCTTACACCGCTTGAAGCTCAGACTAGCCATACAAGAAATGGTCTCCCTCACCAGCCCCTCTGCACCAAAAACTTCGCGCACCACCCTGGCCTTCGGTGACATGAACCATGAATGGATAGGCAACGTCTGGCTTCCCAGTCTTGGACTCCCTCAATACCGATCCACCTTTATGGAGTGCCTTGTAGACGCAAGAATGCTCGATCACTTGACCAAAAAGGATCTCAGAGGGCAGTTGAGGATGGTCGATAGCTTTCACAG AACGAGTTTACAGTACGGTATATCCTGTCTGAAGAGGTTGAATTACGATCGGCAGCAGTGGGAGGAGCGACGCAGAATCGCTGAGACAGCAAACGTCGACGTTCTGGTTTGGAGTAACGATCGCGTTATAAGATTCATACAATCTATAGGTTTAAAA GAATACGGTGATAATCTTCTGGAATCCGGTGTACACGGTGCGTTGATAGCGTTGGACGAAAGTTTTGACGCAAATAGTCTCGCTCTCGCCCTACAAATTCCTACCCAAAATACCCAG GCTAGGCAGCTACTCGAAAGAGAGTTCGGAAATTTGTTGGCGGTAGGAACCGACAGGCGACCGGACGAATCAAATAGTCTTAAATCTTGA